Proteins co-encoded in one Bombus pyrosoma isolate SC7728 linkage group LG4, ASM1482585v1, whole genome shotgun sequence genomic window:
- the LOC122567207 gene encoding uncharacterized protein LOC122567207 isoform X1: MKRLIIFLTIIIIHLICGLDSDLHFQSKYSRYEFILHKCIASAQLNRKHQIAMQEKNSTARQVQSPTVSLNLKLNKSHPFNNSKTTHNNVGMEHYFIKRMENTPLRTLNIKAMQSLLPIFTKKDLLPELEKVTNKTTNTSHSIILIKSAT; this comes from the exons atgaaaagattaattatttttctcaccataattataattcatttaatttgtGGATTGGACAGTGACTTACATTTTCAATCAAAATATTCTa GATATGAATTcattttacataaatgtatagCCAGTGCTcaattaaatagaaaacatCAAA TTGCAATGCAAGAGAAAAATTCGACTGCACGGCAGGTGCAATCTCCAACTGTTTCTctcaatttgaaattgaataaaagtCATCCATTTAACAATTCCAAAACAACCCATAATAATGTCGGTATggaacattattttataaaacgcaTGGAAAATACACCTTTAAGgactttaaatattaaagctATGCAAAGTTTGTTAcctatatttacaaaaaaagatTTACTACCAGAATTGGAAAAAGTCACTAACAAGACTACAAATACATCACACAGtattatacttattaaatCAGCAACATAA
- the LOC122567201 gene encoding uncharacterized protein LOC122567201 isoform X1, with product MESSGAVTIEGENYQVVDECIEEEDTSNSVQHKYVKNIDIEKQSNTSDMNIQQNEDTNERKENINIENSANIDIGKNENTIVEEKSDSYVEKSDNMIAEEKSDSYTEKNENTIVEEKSDSYMEKNENTTVEKEECTNIKKNENIAIKKEENTNIDMNDDISMEKDDKGPIVDSNNSALSDNLNPNDNDGNNKSNTENKCSQQSNAESIDFTADITLDQLDQQRSMTDEDILHHLDEIENIDLDPKDFQIQEENQSMEKDEKDHSSHTESKFVKEGEEDGSINVDKTTSNAINKEIKQESKVEKSEKDDWYEKKLIEKETIIKERLSKVARVLGISYPFYEKWLEHEEKINGSPLCKLKPSRRCCLDKPYTNRWKFICNKKDVHESITEVDNPDITFSKNKKIVWKLEPSGAWGVNINNESQFPSFVLRAVKIFEDFLQTTEQSLISHSSSDVNFSDDVSIDVVSKKDANNEERQDWLWLVVRCNSMDELMLFATGQNISRSTMDRLKQVYESGPGKDCNVKSLYCKSTNKYNDTAVTDTTFLVGSEALDEIVGGLKVQLAPKTNFWSNTAGAENVATAVIDLLAPTPKTTVLEIGCGIGLIGLMMASKCQQVIGVDSPSEVEEAEMTCELNNIKNASFIMGSPIEVTTKIVAAVKNRKTCAIINANTNVGRAIEVMTALRKIPSLKRIVMITTLTKQSVRAILELARPGDHSHGSPFIPIVACVVDTLPNGPHFEAVILMQRRMINKFNQIWSHKTAGKDIKSTEIKKNQQNANQIGKKISSKPTELQTKMNLNKFLVKNHTKNLSKISIKKAFYIKHAENSSIKNKFKRKRSHSPDKGETPKKLIKKFSKSCVIAWHPDQTSKKKKEWDTGNTQLCTNLFYEKKMQERPKEQTDLRERLSHNRLDTDIAQTLKEHQALLEIAKEKLSGPAPTVDINTAKQLQNMLNIVLEQTNKLQSQLPRSVWDRIASPGNINSGQRENKQDDPLLKGRYVQEMGSQDILITMPNKRFLDNEEPEPKPMYKKYNNLPPLEPNTIMPVAYAINSREEKSFRITPERFARSFRVEVNQNRDPRIRRNEMENMKKPISPVRRQTSSPKHRVTPPKRLSPKRPLLSPPRRPCSPPRRHFSPLQRPTSPPMYRQRSPIRRQISPLRRPMSPRRMSPLRQPSSPRRPSPSRRVEMSMNRPMSPLRHQVSPRQMSPIRSTISPRRQSSSMKRPISPLRRQIPSPNRMILPNRQEMLLSRRQAMPQERQQQTSTMRRMESHKLIFERPTLSRQQSPQKRQMSPSRFSDDWDIPNRRAVEQNIWVRPVEQIPEQNIWRSEQTPASSNNWEQIGCNDRRRKSFNQEKWETAKDPMCSDSWNNGGNTWNSKQMYTKPMIKETWSSNSDNKWSPTSMPSSSNDNWNIRGKDSLSACTESWMDNKNQGRWESLNVKDSWKCDKEDLNDLPEDAKDPWGDDGISDLKERWLKFESTGTSNAWVRENEQQRVDSWNSKYNKDNWQNKGLSFVTKSQWQNKDSKNIGESRWLPQNDEKKPTCSGWQNGNSVGSWQFQNPNFQSQRSFPSTQFKNSY from the exons aggaaagaaaatataaatatagaaaatagtgcaaatatagatatagggaaaaatgaaaatacaattgTGGAAGAAAAAAGCGATTCATATGTGGAAAAAAGTGACAATATGATTGCGGAAGAGAAAAGTGATTCATATAcggagaaaaatgaaaatacaatcGTGGAAGAGAAAAGCGATTCATATatggagaaaaatgaaaatacaactGTGGAGAAGGAAGAGTGcacaaatataaagaaaaatgaaaatatagctataaagaaggaggaaaataCAAACATAGACATGAATGACGATATAAGTATGGAGAAAGATGACAAAGGTCCAATTGTTGATTCAAATAATAGTGCATTATCAGATAATTTAAATCCTAATGATAATGACGGaaacaataaatcaaataCGGAAAATAAATGTTCACAACAATCAAATGCAGAATCAATCGATTTTACTGCTGATATTACTTTAGATCAGCTGGATCAACAAAGAAGTATGACAGATGAAGACATTTTACATCATTtggatgaaattgaaaatatagatttagATCCTAAAGATTTCCAAATACAGGAGGAAAATCAGTCAAtggaaaaagacgaaaaagaCCACTCTTCTCATACAGAAAGTAAATTTGTTAAAGAAGGTGAAGAAGATGGAAGTATTAATGTAGATAAAACAACATCAAATGctataaacaaagaaataaaacaagaatcAAAAGTAGAGAAATCTGAAAAGGATGATTGGTATGAGAAAAAG CTTATTGAGAAggaaacaattataaaagaaagactTTCAAAAGTGGCCAGAGTTTTAGGAATTTCTTAtccattttatgaaaaatggttagaacacgaagaaaagataaatGGGTCTCCTCTCTGTAAACTAAAACCGTCTCGACGATGTTGCTTGGATAAACCATATACTAATCGTTGGAAATTCATTT gcAATAAAAAAGATGTACACGAGTCCATAACAGAAGTGGACAATCCTGACATTActtttagtaaaaataaaaaaatagtcTGGAAATTAGAACCCAGTGGAGCATGGggtgtaaatataaataacgaatCTCAATTTCCATCTTTTGTATTACGTGCTGTAAAG aTATTTGAAGATTTTCTCCAGACAACAGAACAATCATTAATCTCACATAGTTCTTCAGATGTAAACTTTTCTGATGATGTATCTATAGATGTAGTATCAAAAAAGGACGcaaataacgaagaaagacAGGATTGGTTATGGCTCGTAGTGCGTTGCAACAGTATGGATGAACTTATGCTATTTGCAACTGGACAAAATATCAGTCGCTCTACAATGGATAGGTTGAAACAGGTTTATGAATCTGGACCTGGGAAAGATTGTAATGTTAAATCCTTATATTGCAAGTCAACAAATAa GTATAACGATACTGCTGTCACGGATACAACATTTTTAGTCGGTTCAGAAGCTTTGGATGAAATTGTTGGGGGCCTAAAAGTACAACTTGCAcctaaaacaaatttttggtCGAACACTGCTGGAGCAGAGAATGTAGCAACTGCAGTTATAGATTTACTTGCACCTACTCCAAAAACAACAGTGCTTGAAATAGGATGTGGTATAGGTCTCATTGGATTGATGATGGcttct AAATGTCAACAAGTCATAGGAGTGGACTCTCCATCAGAAGTAGAAGAAGCTGAAATGACAtgtgaattaaataatataaagaatgcTTCATTTATAATGGGGTCTCCTATTGAAGTAACAACTAAAATCGTTGCAGCGgtaaaaaatcgtaaaacgtGTGCAATAATCAATGCAAATACTAATGTTGGTCGAg CAATTGAGGTTATGACAGCTCTCAGAAAAATACCATCCCTTAAACGAATAGTAATGATAACAACATTAACCAAGCAATCAGTGCGTGCTATATTAGAATTAGCTCGTCCCGGAGATCATAGTCATGGTTCGCCATTTATTCCTATTGTGGCATGTGTTGTTGACACTTTACCTAATGGTCCTCATTTTGAAGCGGTTATTTTGATGCAACGACGAATGATAAACAAGTTTAATCAAATATGGTCACATAAAACTGCAgggaaagatataaaaagtacagaaataaaaaaaaatcaacaaaacgCTAATCAAATAGGTAAAAAGATCTCAAGCAAACCAACCGAATTACAAACTAAAATGAACCTTAATAAATTCTTGGTCAAAAATCACACAaagaatttatcaaaaatatcgataaagaaAGCGTTTTACATAAAACATGCTGAAAATTCgtctataaaaaataaattcaaaaggAAACGTTCCCATTCGCCAGATAAAGGGGAAACACCAAAAAAgctaataaagaaatttagtaAATCATGCGTTATAGCATGGCATCCTG atcaaacatcaaagaagaaaaaagaatgggACACGGGAAATACACAATTATGTACGAatcttttctatgaaaaaaagaTGCAAGAGCGTCCTAAAGAACAAACTGATTTAAGAGAGAGATTATCTCATAATCGATTGGATACTGATATTGCTCAAACATTAAAAGAACATCAAGCACTTTTAGAAATAGCAAAAGAAAAGTTAAGCGGACCAGCACCGACTGTTGATATAAATACTGCAAAACAATTgcaaaatatgttaaatatcgttttagaacaaacaaataaacttCAAAGTCAACTTCCACGTTCTGTTTGGGACCGTATTGCTTCACcaggaaatataaattccgGTCAAAGGGAAAATAAACAAGATGATCCTCTTTTGAAGGGTCGTTATGTTCAAGAGATGGGTTCCCAGGATATTCTAATCACAATGCCAAATAAGAGATTCTTAGATAATGAAGAGCCTGAACCAAAACCaatgtacaaaaaatataacaatttaccACCTTTAGAGCCAAATACAATTATGCCAGTAGCATATGCAATTAACTCtagagaagaaaaatctttCCGTATAACACCAGAAAGATTTGCCAGATCGTTCAGAGTCGAGGTAAATCAGAATCGGGATCCAAGAATTCGTAGgaatgaaatggaaaacatGAAAAAACCAATTTCACCTGTGAGAAGACAAACTTCTTCACCAAAACATCGTGTAACTCCTCCAAAAAGACTTTCTCCTAAACGTCCATTGCTATCACCTCCAAGACGTCCGTGTTCTCCCCCGAGAAGacatttttctcctcttcaACGTCCCACGTCACCGCCTATGTATCGGCAACGTTCTCCCATAAGACGTCAAATATCTCCGTTACGACGACCAATGTCACCGAGACGAATGTCACCCTTAAGACAACCTTCATCGCCGAGACGTCCATCACCGTCACGGCGAGTAGAAATGTCTATGAATCGTCCAATGTCACCATTGAGACATCAAGTATCACCACGACAAATGTCTCCCATAAGATCCACTATATCTCCTAGAAGACAATCATCGTCGATGAAGCGACCGATATCTCCATTAAGAAGACAAATTCCGTCTCCTAATCGAATGATACTTCCTAATAGGCAGGAAATGTTACTTTCTAGGAGACAGGCAATGCCACAAGAAAGGCAGCAGCAGACATCGACAATGAGACGAATGGAGtcacataaattaatatttgaacgtCCTACATTATCACGACAGCAATCTCCTCAAAAACGACAAATGTCACCATCAAGATTTAGCGATGATTGGGATATACCAAATAGAAGAGCCgttgaacaaaatatttggGTTCGACCTGTTGAGCAAATACCTGAACAAAATATCTGGCGAAGTGAACAAACTCCGGCATCTAGTAATAATTGGGAACAAATTGGATGTAACGATAGACGTCGTAAGAGTTTTAATCAAGAGAAGTGGGAAACTGCTAAAGATCCTATGTGCAGTGATAGTTGGAATAATGGTGGAAATACTTGGAATTCCAAACAGATGTATACAAAGCCtatgataaaagaaacatgGTCATCAAATTCTGATAATAAATGGTCACCAACATCTATGCCCAGTAGTAGCAATGATAACTGGAATATTCGTGGAAAAGATAGTTTGTCTGCTTGCACAGAATCTTGGATGGATAATAAAAACCAAGGTAGATGGGAATCGTTAAATGTTAAAGATTCTTGGAAGTGCGACAAGGAAGATTTGAATGACTTACCAGAAGATGCAAAGGATCCTTGGGGTGATGATGGTATTTcagatttaaaagaaagatgGCTTAAATTTGAAAGTACTGGTACATCAAATGCATGGGTAAGGGAAAATGAACAACAGCGAGTAGATTCATGGAactcaaaatataataaagataactGGCAAAATAAAGGATTATCTTTTGTTACAAAATCTCAGTGGCAAAATAaggatagtaaaaatattggaGAATCACGTTGGCTGCCCCAGAATGATGAAAAGAAACCTACATGTAGTGGTTGGCAAAATGGGAATAGTGTAGGATCTTGGCAATTTCAAAATCCAAATTTTCAATCACAACGTTCTTTTCCTTCAACTCAgttcaaaaattcatattaa
- the LOC122567205 gene encoding 28S ribosomal protein S10, mitochondrial, which yields MFRSKVFSVLRSINRSSYDIGHTKLLRNTLFSTNVLHGDSSDTSNVTLNENLANTSQQPETLNETIQESKTSTKNAEVSIEASVGSNTSSFPTESEPDKLYKKLEIEVRGNDPAVLSSYGEFAVMVAGHLDITVGRHIAIRKPIFEKLTLLKSVHVHKKHRVQYETRTYYRYFDLFNLTGSTADTYLEYIERNLPEGVAMKITKVELQTLPKTVEQAMSSQQ from the exons ATGTTTCGTTCAAAG gtattttctgttttacgaAGTATAAACAGAAGTTCTTATGATATTGgacatacaaaattattacgaaacaCATTATTTTCAACTAATGTTTTGCATGGAGATTCAAGTGATACATCAAATGTAACTTTAAATGAAAACTTAGCTAACACTTCACAGCAACCTGAAACcttaaatgaaacaatacaGGAATCTAAAACTTCAACTAAGAATGCAGAGGTTTCTATAGAAGCTTCGGTTGGATCAAATACTTCGTCCTTTCCCACAGag TCTGAGCCTGATAAACTATATAAGAAACTAGAAATTGAAGTCAGAGGAAATGATCCCGCTGTTCTTAGCAGTTATGGAGAATTTGCTGTTATGGTAGCAGGTCATTTAGACATAACTGTAGGCAGACA CATTGCAATACGAAAACccatatttgaaaaattaacacTACTTAAGTCTGTTCACGTTCATAAAAAACATAGAGTTCAATACGAAACAAGAacatattatagatattttgaTCTCTTTAATTTAACTGGCTCAACTGCGGACAcatatttagaatatatagaaagaaatCTCCCAGAAGGAGTggcaatgaaaattacaaag GTGGAATTACAAACCTTACCCAAAACAGTTGAGCAAGCAATGTCTTCACAACAATGA
- the LOC122567201 gene encoding uncharacterized protein LOC122567201 isoform X2 — translation MNIQQNEDTNERKENINIENSANIDIGKNENTIVEEKSDSYVEKSDNMIAEEKSDSYTEKNENTIVEEKSDSYMEKNENTTVEKEECTNIKKNENIAIKKEENTNIDMNDDISMEKDDKGPIVDSNNSALSDNLNPNDNDGNNKSNTENKCSQQSNAESIDFTADITLDQLDQQRSMTDEDILHHLDEIENIDLDPKDFQIQEENQSMEKDEKDHSSHTESKFVKEGEEDGSINVDKTTSNAINKEIKQESKVEKSEKDDWYEKKLIEKETIIKERLSKVARVLGISYPFYEKWLEHEEKINGSPLCKLKPSRRCCLDKPYTNRWKFICNKKDVHESITEVDNPDITFSKNKKIVWKLEPSGAWGVNINNESQFPSFVLRAVKIFEDFLQTTEQSLISHSSSDVNFSDDVSIDVVSKKDANNEERQDWLWLVVRCNSMDELMLFATGQNISRSTMDRLKQVYESGPGKDCNVKSLYCKSTNKYNDTAVTDTTFLVGSEALDEIVGGLKVQLAPKTNFWSNTAGAENVATAVIDLLAPTPKTTVLEIGCGIGLIGLMMASKCQQVIGVDSPSEVEEAEMTCELNNIKNASFIMGSPIEVTTKIVAAVKNRKTCAIINANTNVGRAIEVMTALRKIPSLKRIVMITTLTKQSVRAILELARPGDHSHGSPFIPIVACVVDTLPNGPHFEAVILMQRRMINKFNQIWSHKTAGKDIKSTEIKKNQQNANQIGKKISSKPTELQTKMNLNKFLVKNHTKNLSKISIKKAFYIKHAENSSIKNKFKRKRSHSPDKGETPKKLIKKFSKSCVIAWHPDQTSKKKKEWDTGNTQLCTNLFYEKKMQERPKEQTDLRERLSHNRLDTDIAQTLKEHQALLEIAKEKLSGPAPTVDINTAKQLQNMLNIVLEQTNKLQSQLPRSVWDRIASPGNINSGQRENKQDDPLLKGRYVQEMGSQDILITMPNKRFLDNEEPEPKPMYKKYNNLPPLEPNTIMPVAYAINSREEKSFRITPERFARSFRVEVNQNRDPRIRRNEMENMKKPISPVRRQTSSPKHRVTPPKRLSPKRPLLSPPRRPCSPPRRHFSPLQRPTSPPMYRQRSPIRRQISPLRRPMSPRRMSPLRQPSSPRRPSPSRRVEMSMNRPMSPLRHQVSPRQMSPIRSTISPRRQSSSMKRPISPLRRQIPSPNRMILPNRQEMLLSRRQAMPQERQQQTSTMRRMESHKLIFERPTLSRQQSPQKRQMSPSRFSDDWDIPNRRAVEQNIWVRPVEQIPEQNIWRSEQTPASSNNWEQIGCNDRRRKSFNQEKWETAKDPMCSDSWNNGGNTWNSKQMYTKPMIKETWSSNSDNKWSPTSMPSSSNDNWNIRGKDSLSACTESWMDNKNQGRWESLNVKDSWKCDKEDLNDLPEDAKDPWGDDGISDLKERWLKFESTGTSNAWVRENEQQRVDSWNSKYNKDNWQNKGLSFVTKSQWQNKDSKNIGESRWLPQNDEKKPTCSGWQNGNSVGSWQFQNPNFQSQRSFPSTQFKNSY, via the exons aggaaagaaaatataaatatagaaaatagtgcaaatatagatatagggaaaaatgaaaatacaattgTGGAAGAAAAAAGCGATTCATATGTGGAAAAAAGTGACAATATGATTGCGGAAGAGAAAAGTGATTCATATAcggagaaaaatgaaaatacaatcGTGGAAGAGAAAAGCGATTCATATatggagaaaaatgaaaatacaactGTGGAGAAGGAAGAGTGcacaaatataaagaaaaatgaaaatatagctataaagaaggaggaaaataCAAACATAGACATGAATGACGATATAAGTATGGAGAAAGATGACAAAGGTCCAATTGTTGATTCAAATAATAGTGCATTATCAGATAATTTAAATCCTAATGATAATGACGGaaacaataaatcaaataCGGAAAATAAATGTTCACAACAATCAAATGCAGAATCAATCGATTTTACTGCTGATATTACTTTAGATCAGCTGGATCAACAAAGAAGTATGACAGATGAAGACATTTTACATCATTtggatgaaattgaaaatatagatttagATCCTAAAGATTTCCAAATACAGGAGGAAAATCAGTCAAtggaaaaagacgaaaaagaCCACTCTTCTCATACAGAAAGTAAATTTGTTAAAGAAGGTGAAGAAGATGGAAGTATTAATGTAGATAAAACAACATCAAATGctataaacaaagaaataaaacaagaatcAAAAGTAGAGAAATCTGAAAAGGATGATTGGTATGAGAAAAAG CTTATTGAGAAggaaacaattataaaagaaagactTTCAAAAGTGGCCAGAGTTTTAGGAATTTCTTAtccattttatgaaaaatggttagaacacgaagaaaagataaatGGGTCTCCTCTCTGTAAACTAAAACCGTCTCGACGATGTTGCTTGGATAAACCATATACTAATCGTTGGAAATTCATTT gcAATAAAAAAGATGTACACGAGTCCATAACAGAAGTGGACAATCCTGACATTActtttagtaaaaataaaaaaatagtcTGGAAATTAGAACCCAGTGGAGCATGGggtgtaaatataaataacgaatCTCAATTTCCATCTTTTGTATTACGTGCTGTAAAG aTATTTGAAGATTTTCTCCAGACAACAGAACAATCATTAATCTCACATAGTTCTTCAGATGTAAACTTTTCTGATGATGTATCTATAGATGTAGTATCAAAAAAGGACGcaaataacgaagaaagacAGGATTGGTTATGGCTCGTAGTGCGTTGCAACAGTATGGATGAACTTATGCTATTTGCAACTGGACAAAATATCAGTCGCTCTACAATGGATAGGTTGAAACAGGTTTATGAATCTGGACCTGGGAAAGATTGTAATGTTAAATCCTTATATTGCAAGTCAACAAATAa GTATAACGATACTGCTGTCACGGATACAACATTTTTAGTCGGTTCAGAAGCTTTGGATGAAATTGTTGGGGGCCTAAAAGTACAACTTGCAcctaaaacaaatttttggtCGAACACTGCTGGAGCAGAGAATGTAGCAACTGCAGTTATAGATTTACTTGCACCTACTCCAAAAACAACAGTGCTTGAAATAGGATGTGGTATAGGTCTCATTGGATTGATGATGGcttct AAATGTCAACAAGTCATAGGAGTGGACTCTCCATCAGAAGTAGAAGAAGCTGAAATGACAtgtgaattaaataatataaagaatgcTTCATTTATAATGGGGTCTCCTATTGAAGTAACAACTAAAATCGTTGCAGCGgtaaaaaatcgtaaaacgtGTGCAATAATCAATGCAAATACTAATGTTGGTCGAg CAATTGAGGTTATGACAGCTCTCAGAAAAATACCATCCCTTAAACGAATAGTAATGATAACAACATTAACCAAGCAATCAGTGCGTGCTATATTAGAATTAGCTCGTCCCGGAGATCATAGTCATGGTTCGCCATTTATTCCTATTGTGGCATGTGTTGTTGACACTTTACCTAATGGTCCTCATTTTGAAGCGGTTATTTTGATGCAACGACGAATGATAAACAAGTTTAATCAAATATGGTCACATAAAACTGCAgggaaagatataaaaagtacagaaataaaaaaaaatcaacaaaacgCTAATCAAATAGGTAAAAAGATCTCAAGCAAACCAACCGAATTACAAACTAAAATGAACCTTAATAAATTCTTGGTCAAAAATCACACAaagaatttatcaaaaatatcgataaagaaAGCGTTTTACATAAAACATGCTGAAAATTCgtctataaaaaataaattcaaaaggAAACGTTCCCATTCGCCAGATAAAGGGGAAACACCAAAAAAgctaataaagaaatttagtaAATCATGCGTTATAGCATGGCATCCTG atcaaacatcaaagaagaaaaaagaatgggACACGGGAAATACACAATTATGTACGAatcttttctatgaaaaaaagaTGCAAGAGCGTCCTAAAGAACAAACTGATTTAAGAGAGAGATTATCTCATAATCGATTGGATACTGATATTGCTCAAACATTAAAAGAACATCAAGCACTTTTAGAAATAGCAAAAGAAAAGTTAAGCGGACCAGCACCGACTGTTGATATAAATACTGCAAAACAATTgcaaaatatgttaaatatcgttttagaacaaacaaataaacttCAAAGTCAACTTCCACGTTCTGTTTGGGACCGTATTGCTTCACcaggaaatataaattccgGTCAAAGGGAAAATAAACAAGATGATCCTCTTTTGAAGGGTCGTTATGTTCAAGAGATGGGTTCCCAGGATATTCTAATCACAATGCCAAATAAGAGATTCTTAGATAATGAAGAGCCTGAACCAAAACCaatgtacaaaaaatataacaatttaccACCTTTAGAGCCAAATACAATTATGCCAGTAGCATATGCAATTAACTCtagagaagaaaaatctttCCGTATAACACCAGAAAGATTTGCCAGATCGTTCAGAGTCGAGGTAAATCAGAATCGGGATCCAAGAATTCGTAGgaatgaaatggaaaacatGAAAAAACCAATTTCACCTGTGAGAAGACAAACTTCTTCACCAAAACATCGTGTAACTCCTCCAAAAAGACTTTCTCCTAAACGTCCATTGCTATCACCTCCAAGACGTCCGTGTTCTCCCCCGAGAAGacatttttctcctcttcaACGTCCCACGTCACCGCCTATGTATCGGCAACGTTCTCCCATAAGACGTCAAATATCTCCGTTACGACGACCAATGTCACCGAGACGAATGTCACCCTTAAGACAACCTTCATCGCCGAGACGTCCATCACCGTCACGGCGAGTAGAAATGTCTATGAATCGTCCAATGTCACCATTGAGACATCAAGTATCACCACGACAAATGTCTCCCATAAGATCCACTATATCTCCTAGAAGACAATCATCGTCGATGAAGCGACCGATATCTCCATTAAGAAGACAAATTCCGTCTCCTAATCGAATGATACTTCCTAATAGGCAGGAAATGTTACTTTCTAGGAGACAGGCAATGCCACAAGAAAGGCAGCAGCAGACATCGACAATGAGACGAATGGAGtcacataaattaatatttgaacgtCCTACATTATCACGACAGCAATCTCCTCAAAAACGACAAATGTCACCATCAAGATTTAGCGATGATTGGGATATACCAAATAGAAGAGCCgttgaacaaaatatttggGTTCGACCTGTTGAGCAAATACCTGAACAAAATATCTGGCGAAGTGAACAAACTCCGGCATCTAGTAATAATTGGGAACAAATTGGATGTAACGATAGACGTCGTAAGAGTTTTAATCAAGAGAAGTGGGAAACTGCTAAAGATCCTATGTGCAGTGATAGTTGGAATAATGGTGGAAATACTTGGAATTCCAAACAGATGTATACAAAGCCtatgataaaagaaacatgGTCATCAAATTCTGATAATAAATGGTCACCAACATCTATGCCCAGTAGTAGCAATGATAACTGGAATATTCGTGGAAAAGATAGTTTGTCTGCTTGCACAGAATCTTGGATGGATAATAAAAACCAAGGTAGATGGGAATCGTTAAATGTTAAAGATTCTTGGAAGTGCGACAAGGAAGATTTGAATGACTTACCAGAAGATGCAAAGGATCCTTGGGGTGATGATGGTATTTcagatttaaaagaaagatgGCTTAAATTTGAAAGTACTGGTACATCAAATGCATGGGTAAGGGAAAATGAACAACAGCGAGTAGATTCATGGAactcaaaatataataaagataactGGCAAAATAAAGGATTATCTTTTGTTACAAAATCTCAGTGGCAAAATAaggatagtaaaaatattggaGAATCACGTTGGCTGCCCCAGAATGATGAAAAGAAACCTACATGTAGTGGTTGGCAAAATGGGAATAGTGTAGGATCTTGGCAATTTCAAAATCCAAATTTTCAATCACAACGTTCTTTTCCTTCAACTCAgttcaaaaattcatattaa
- the LOC122567207 gene encoding uncharacterized protein LOC122567207 isoform X2, translating to MKRLIIFLTIIIIHLICGLDSDLHFQSKYSIAMQEKNSTARQVQSPTVSLNLKLNKSHPFNNSKTTHNNVGMEHYFIKRMENTPLRTLNIKAMQSLLPIFTKKDLLPELEKVTNKTTNTSHSIILIKSAT from the exons atgaaaagattaattatttttctcaccataattataattcatttaatttgtGGATTGGACAGTGACTTACATTTTCAATCAAAATATTCTa TTGCAATGCAAGAGAAAAATTCGACTGCACGGCAGGTGCAATCTCCAACTGTTTCTctcaatttgaaattgaataaaagtCATCCATTTAACAATTCCAAAACAACCCATAATAATGTCGGTATggaacattattttataaaacgcaTGGAAAATACACCTTTAAGgactttaaatattaaagctATGCAAAGTTTGTTAcctatatttacaaaaaaagatTTACTACCAGAATTGGAAAAAGTCACTAACAAGACTACAAATACATCACACAGtattatacttattaaatCAGCAACATAA